A single window of Labrus mixtus chromosome 23, fLabMix1.1, whole genome shotgun sequence DNA harbors:
- the LOC132958541 gene encoding synaptopodin-2 isoform X1, with amino-acid sequence MGTGDYICVTLRGGAPWGFTLKEGEGDTYRPLIVTQVEEDGRAFLGGVQDDDEMVSLNGEPCADLTLSKAFELINASIDCLQLLVKRYSIIPSEDSESETSCCERDSPGEVVASTTLHIVSPKRLPRSQSPKELFISRDEVSHEDLDSNTEFPKRPQLICTQLHAPSFGDQRGQEENDEVAQKCLSPGDMVELQVSLSEQTLDDVGCSSLGSALGIAGEYSNREAIITIPTTTTTTTTSFNVPSSGREPLGQRGVVLSSPSMLGQVEVILQQQPAASEAGRGILSVGGPKVGGSLGSQSEGEEGGGHCKGVPGSLTVSFGIPPEEGTPAEEQDSDSEGDQEKPNKHRAKHARLRRSESQSEKQLKEAKSKCKRIALLLTAAPPNPNNKGVLMFKKHRQRAKKFTIVSYGTGEDEPEYSDEEDEENEEDKQGTQTVALTLFAPNNSEIDKQFLSNAQRGKGVLTINLDKGLLEIEKSLKNQEEMECLPETKGKGALMFAQRRLRMDEISAEHEELRSHGIPVEGVLEVEKKIAEHSYMQSTTEGHAYMDVNIHQQSQHQQQQYQEQQYYEQQQKYQQQQQQYQQQQHNYQQQQQQQQQQQQQYQQQYQQQQYEQQHYQQQQMYQQQQVYNQEQQMQHYSTNINGTVQQQTSEMQSSFSNRTAKPFSAENIEPTPYSAAMSGTNQDSIGQGEQIASRDERISTPAIKSGLLMDARRRNVGKPMFTFKDAPKLSPNPALLNLLNRGDKRLGFESGGEEDYLSLGAEACNFLQSTRGKPKIPPPVAPKPVINPNSPLWSPQLEVTNQDMPQQAENSLTTPAVAPTTETTLAPELEPTPAPAPESSPLPAPQEATASNTTEDQHTWTLQTESQQQQLQVSTQEENCQMNSTLQQEHAPTTSWSTAQTEAQQQPPTNSWPPTQVQPQEPTPSQSPPQPPWVTRQPPNTQAQVQPPSNTWTPQIQPSWSQPQEQTQAQAQPPWVQPQEQPHPQPQYQTSWTHTPEQPNLQQMQPTWSQPQDPMRQQPQAQWAQPSQTDSQHQPPWVSQQQQKSQPPWVQQVQPESQPQPPWVQQPQHQAAQQAWPQVQAQGQPQPPWVSAQPQQQQQPSMNTWPPSHAQAQVQPPWGQAAQTQPPAQPQANLNPWAPVPPHADSQPSWAQHPSEHGQQPMNSWAQDQNPAHQQPPWAQPVPSQPAPQSNWQQSPSKTPPQPPMNTWPSTQTQPQRPENAWIPQPQQTPVNAPTSIMNPRPSPKPWNPPQSSPQSRTPPPPPQRMHSFTIGQRVSSPINPMATVLNPSSQGSAFEMPAVRGKGADMFAKRQSRMEKFVVDSETVEANKASRPPSPVASLPNEWKYTPNVRAPPSRSFNPIQSPSYPPAATKQPPPSNSSSKAKKKEKQKPAPKPLNVIDVMKHQPYQLNSSLFTYGPAAEAAKPPAPKPECPPPNPPVENQPIHYEPMATVQQAGQYSAQYPQQAYGMPMQPLMHDGHYQQNPVNVYPPSNPYQQSPGVSYQQSYNQQYQQPAPPLYQPQSPQSPNSPYQQAPYQQANNTPYQQAPQAPYQPANSPPYLAAPSAPYQPQPPSSYLAPSFPIAARPESVSGGSPAAAPKPRFTAKKSSAQVWKPTAVEKE; translated from the exons ATGGGCACCGGAGATTACATCTGCGTGACGCTGCGCGGTGGTGCACCCTGGGGATTCACtctgaaggagggagagggggacaCCTATAGACCCTTGATTGTCACCCag GTGGAAGAAGATGGTCGTGCCTTCCTGGGTGGAGTGCAGGATGATGATGAGATGGTGTCACTAAACGGGGAGCCATGTGCTGATCTCACCCTCTCAAAGGCCTTCGAGCTCATCAACGCATCAATCGACTGTCTGCAGCTGCTTGTTAAAAG ATACAGCATCATCCCCTCAGAAGACAGTGAATCAGAGACATCCTGTTGTGAGAGGGACTCTCCTGGTGAGGTTGTAGCGAGCACCACCCTCCACATCGTCTCCCCAAAGCGTCTCCCCAGGTCCCAGAGCCCCAAGGAACTCTTCATATCCCGGGATGAGGTCTCCCATGAGGATTTGGACAGCAACACAGAGTTTCCCAAGAGACCCCAGCTGATTTGCACTCAGCTACATGCTCCCTCATTTGGGGATCAGAGAGGCCAGGAGGAAAATGATGAAGTTGCACAGAAGTGTCTCTCCCCTGGGGACATGGTGGAGCTCCAGGTGTCCCTCTCTGAGCAAACCTTGGACGACGTGGGCTGCTCTTCTCTTGGGAGTGCTCTTGGGATCGCGGGAGAATATTCAAACAGAGAGGCCATTATAACAATaccaaccaccaccaccacaaccaccacATCTTTTAATGTGCCCAGCTCCGGTAGAGAGCCACTCGGCCAGCGTGGAGTGGTCCTCAGCTCCCCTTCCATGCTGGGGCAGGTGGAGGtcattttgcagcagcagccagcagcaTCAGAAGCAGGGAGGGGCATCCTGAGTGTGGGTGGCCCCAAGGTCGGTGGAAGCTTAGGATCCCAAAgcgaaggagaagaaggaggagggcaCTGCAAGGGAGTCCCTGGGTCATTGACTGTCTCATTCGGAATTCCCCCAGAAGAGGGGACaccagcagaggagcaggactCTGATTCTGAGGGGGATCAAGAGAAACCCAACAAGCACAGGGCAAAGCATGCCA GGCTCAGGCGTAGCGAGAGTCAGTCAGAgaagcagctgaaggaggccaaGTCCAAATGCAAACGTATAGCTCTTCTTCTTACGGCTGCTCCGCCCAACCCCAACAACAAAGGGGTGTTGATGTTCAAGAAACATCGACAAAGGGCTAAGAAATTCACAATCGTGAGCTACGGCACAGGAGAAGACGAACCAGAGTACAGTGACGAAGAGGACGAGGAAAACGAAGAAGACAAGCAAGGAACCCAAACTGTTGCGTTAACCCTTTTCGCTCCAAACAATTCTGAAATAGACAAGCAATTTCTTAGTAATGCCCAAAGAGGAAAAGGTGTGCTAACTATCAACTTGGACAAGGGTCTCCTTGAGATCGAAAAGAGCCTGAAAAACCAAGAAGAGATGGAATGTTTGCCTGAAACCAAGGGTAAGGGAGCTCTGATGTTTGCCCAACGGCGTCTGAGGATGGATGAGATTTCTGCTGAACATGAGGAGCTAAGGAGCCATGGTATTCCAGTGGAAGGCGTTTTGGAGGTAGAAAAGAAGATAGCGGAGCACTCCTACATGCAGTCCACAACAGAGGGCCATGCTTACATGGATGTAAATATACACCAACAAagccaacatcaacaacagcaaTATCAGGAGCAGCAATACTATGAGCAACAACAGAAAtaccaacaacagcaacagcaataccagcaacaacaacataactaccaacaacaacaacagcaacaacaacaacaacagcagcaataCCAACAACagtatcagcagcagcagtatgaACAACAGCATTATCAGCAGCAGCAAATGTATCAGCAGCAGCAAGTATATAATCAAGAACAGCAAATGCAGCACTATTCTACAAACATCAATGGCACAGTCCAACAACAAACCAGTGAAATGCAGAGCTCTTTCAGCAATCGTACTGCAAAGCCTTTTTCAGCAGAAAACATAGAGCCTACCCCTTATTCTGCCGCAATGAGTGGGACCAATCAAGATTCTATCGGCCAAGGAGAGCAGATAGCTTCACGAGATGAGCGCATTTCTACCCCTGCTATTAAGAGTGGTCTTTTGATGGATGCAAGGAGAAGAAACGTGGGCAAGCCTATGTTCACTTTTAAGGATGCCCCAAAATTATCACCGAACCCAGCCTTGCTAAACCTCTTAAACAGGGGTGATAAGAGGTTGGGCTTTGAGTCAGGAGGTGAGGAAGACTACCTTAGCCTTGGAGCTGAGGCTTGTAATTTCCTCCAGTCTACAAGAGGTAAACCCAAGATTCCTCCACCGGTTGCTCCAAAGCCTGTGATCAACCCCAACTCTCCTCTTTGGTCCCCACAGCTAGAGGTGACAAACCAGGACATGCCTCAACAGGCTGAAAATAGTTTGACCACACCTGCTGTAGCCCCCACCACAGAGACTACTCTTGCTCCAGAACTAGAGCCAACCCCTGCACCTGCCCCTGAGTCCTCTCCCCTTCCTGCCCCCCAGGAGGCTACTGCCAGCAACACAACAGAGGACCAGCACACATGGACTCTCCAGACAGAATCTCAGCAACAGCAATTGCAAGTTTCAACTCAAGAGGAAAATTGTCAAATGAATTCTACGCTACAGCAAGAGCATGCTCCTACGACTAGTTGGTCTACAGCACAGACAGAAGCTCAACAACAGCCACCTACCAATTCATGGCCTCCAACTCAAGTGCAACCCCAGGAACCAACTCCAAGTCAGTCCCCACCACAACCACCATGGGTGACACGTCAACCGCCCAATACCCAAGCACAGGTTCAACCGCCCTCAAATACTTGGACCCCTCAAATTCAGCCATcatggagtcagcctcaagagCAAACACAAGCCCAGGCACAGCCGCCATGGGTCCAGCCTCAAGAGCAACCACATCCTCAACCCCAATATCAGACATCTTGGACACACACTCCCGAGCAGCCAAATCTGCAGCAAATGCAGCCAACTTGGAGTCAACCCCAAGATCCAATGCGGCAGCAGCCTCAGGCCCAATGGGCACAGCCATCACAAACAGATTCTCAGCATCAACCACCATGGGTGTCACAACAGCAGCAAAAATCCCAACCACCTTGGGTTCAACAGGTTCAGCCAGAATCACAGCCACAGCCACCATGGGTTCAGCAACCACAGCATCAGGCTGCTCAACAAGCATGGCCACAGGTTCAAGCACAAGGCCAGCCTCAACCACCTTGGGTTTCAGCTCAGCctcaacagcaacagcagccaTCAATGAATACATGGCCTCCATCACATgctcaagctcaagtccagCCTCCTTGGGGCCAAGCAGCCCAAACACAGCCTCCTGCACAGCCCCAAGCCAATTTGAATCCATGGGCACCAGTACCTCCACATGCTGACTCCCAACCATCATGGGCCCAGCACCCTTCAGAACATGGGCAGCAACCAATGAATTCTTGGGCCCAAGATCAAAACCCTGCTCACCAACAACCACCTTGGGCTCAACCAGTTCCAAGTCAGCCAGCACCACAGTCAAACTGGCAACAGTCCCCTTCAAAGACTCCCCCACAGCCACCAATGAATACATGGCCTTCAACTCAGACCCAGCCTCAGAGACCTGAGAATGCCTGGATACCACAGCCACAGCAGACACCTGTGAATGCTCCTACCTCGATAATGAACCCTCGTCCCTCTCCAAAACCTTGGAATCCACCACAAAGTTCTCCCCAAAGTCGGACTCCTCCACCTCCGCCACAGCGAATGCACTCTTTTACAATTGGCCAAAGAGTTTCATCACCCATCAACCCAATGGCCACCGTCTTAAATCCATCTTCCCAAGGTTCAGCTTTTGAGATGCCAGCAGTAAGAGGGAAAGGAGCTGATATGTTTGCCAAGAGGCAGTCCCGAATGGAGAAGTTTGTTGTGGACTCTGAGACTGTGGAAGCAAACAAGGCAAGCAGACCACCATCCCCAGTTGCTTCATTACCCAATGAGTGGAAGTATACACCCAATGTACGTGCTCCACCTTCACGGTCTTTTAATCCTATACAGTCCCCTTCTTATCCCCCAGCAGCAACAAAGCAGCCTCCGCCAAGTAACTCTTCATCCAAAGCcaagaaaaaagagaagcagaagcCTGCACCTAAACCCCTTAATGTTATAGATGTTATGAAGCATCAGCCCTATCAACTTAATTCTTCACTCTTTACCTATGGCCCAGCAGCAGAGGCTGCCAAGCCCCCTGCACCTAAACCTgaatgtcctcctcctaacccACCTGTAGAAAACCAACCAATTCACTATGAGCCAATGGCTACTGTTCAGCAAGCTGGACAGTACAGTGCTCAATATCCACAGCAAGCCTATGGGATGCCCATGCAGCCTTTGATGCATGATGGCCACTACCAACAAAACCCAGTTAATGTTTATCCTCCCTCAAACCCTTACCAACAATCTCCAGGTGTTTCATACCAACAGTCATACAACCAACAGTATCAGCAACCTGCCCCACCTCTTTATCAACCCCAATCCCCTCAGTCTCCAAACTCTCCCTACCAGCAGGCCCCTTACCAACAAGCCAATAACACCCCCTACCAGCAGGCTCCACAGGCCCCTTACCAGCCAGCTAATAGTCCTCCCTACCTAGCAGCTCCCTCAGCACCTTACCAGCCACAGCCTCCCTCAAGCTACCTTGCTCCTAGTTTTCCTATTGCGGCAAGGCCTGAATCTGTATCAGGTGGCAGCCCTGCAGCTGCTCCTAAACCTAGGTTTACTGCTAAAAAGAGCTCGGCTCAGGTGTGGAAGCCTACTGCAGTGGAGAAAGAATAA